In Miscanthus floridulus cultivar M001 chromosome 5, ASM1932011v1, whole genome shotgun sequence, one genomic interval encodes:
- the LOC136451636 gene encoding factor of DNA methylation 5-like: protein MSSNDIPMADADAGNPSELLVWPWTGIIATITADGNATSTLASHAQQHFAGVPTTMLQEEAAVRANHRCHFLLLHFGKSWSGLRDAMSLTFHFARAGRSEWQRQRVDDDGDRVFGWVAGEEDLLGSGAVGRFLRESGAKARSVEDVQKDKARHADALGAVHDEYERREKFLKAQSEEMARLLRTMEQENSWLLGELKEVQDVADNKLPELSRGVDDEENEMLRAELDAIKGEIQLRVDRIQELKECRTELHCSKVEKLVIEINSLEMEDREAKARDHVQMLHEKHKEEMEAINAKVDQLEKQLEQKEAQVSSGLQVSAMSLLDMKLKTGENLRKEECQHLYKLMTIWKECQEQERQRYQNAHVDLTKRDRLNRDELQETRQELIKVNCLSLTNSQFHLY from the exons ATGTCAAGTAACGACATACCAATGGCTGATGCCGATGCAGGCAACCCGAGCGAGCTCCTCGTGTGGCCGTGGACTGGCATCATCGCTACCATCACCGCCGACGGCAACGCCACGAGCACCCTGGCCTCACACGCGCAACAGCACTTCGCTGGCGTCCCAACCACCATGCTCCAAGAGGAGGCGGCGGTCAGGGCCAACCACCGCTGCCACTTCTTGCTGCTCCACTTTGGCAAGAGCTGGTCCGGCCTCAGGGACGCCATGTCGCTCACCTTCCACTTCGCCCGCGCCGGGAGGAGCGAGTGGCAGCGGCAACGCGTTGACGACGACGGCGATCGTGTGTTCGGCTGGGTGGCCGGGGAGGAGGACCTGCTTGGCAGCGGCGCGGTCGGGAGGTTCCTGAGGGAGTCCGGCGCCAAGGCAAGGAGCGTGGAGGACGTGCAGAAGGACAAGGCGAGGCACGCCGACGCGCTGGGCGCCGTGCATGACGAGTACGAGAGGAGGGAGAAGTTCTTGAAAGCCCAGAGCGAGGAGATGGCCAGGTTGCTCCGAACGATGGAGCAGGAGAACAGCTGGCTCCTTGGCGAGCTCAAAG AGGTACAAGACGTAGCTGACAATAAACTGCCAGAGCTGAGCCGTGGCGTCGATGATGAGGAGAACGAGATGCTCAGGGCAGAGCTGGATGCAATCAAGGGAGAGATCCAGTTGAGAGTGGACAGGATCCAGGAGTTGAAGGAATGCAGAACCGAACTGCATTGCAGCAAAGTGGAGAAG CTTGTCATCGAGATCAATTCATTGGAAATGGAAGATAGAGAGGCCAAGGCAAGGGACCATGTTCAAATGCTTCATGAAAAACATAAG GAAGAGATGGAAGCAATAAACGCAAAAGTAGATCAACTTGAGAAGCAGCTGGAGCAGAAGGAAGCACAAGTGTCCAGTGGACTGCAAGTGTCTGCAATGTCTCTGTTGGACATGAAACTAAAGACGGGGGAAAATCTCAGGAAGGAAGAATGCCAACATCTTTATAAATTAATGACGATTTGGAAAGAGTGTCAAGAGCAAGAACGTCAAAGGTATCAAAATGCACATGTTGACCTAACAAAGCGAGATAGGCTGAACAGAGATGAGCTTCAAGAGACCCGCCAAGAACTGATTAAGGTAAACTGCCTTTCTTTGACAAATTCTCAGTTCCATTTGTATTAG
- the LOC136451635 gene encoding uncharacterized protein, with product MQMGPGDGRAETMARGVKAEMVARGGGKAETEAAGVGGKRRSSSRFADPAALDEEISGGNSLQPAELPRRRRKAVAKRTRLNVDGTEVQNNMSQAQSPPPVVKGPERVYQENENLKLQLTLKTTELKQEEIRRLQLELIIKSKETESLQKQIEDLKAENEQLRKNAKPPKVERKCRSCNAYVMHDYRNCPKRRRAASSPEESDGEDSSPEEEDGEDSY from the exons ATGCAGATGGGGCCAGGCGACGGGAGGGCGGAGACCATGGCGAGGGGCGTGAAGGCGGAGATGGTCGCGCGCGGCGGCGGGAAGGCGGAGACGGAAGCCGCGGGCGTCGGCGGCAAGAGGCGGAGTAGCTCGCGTTTCGCTGATCCTGCCGCCCTCGATG AGGAGATTTCAGGAGGCAACTCCCTCCAGCCTGCGGAGCTACCACGGAGGAGGAGGAAGGCAGTCGCCAAGCGCACCAGACTGAATGTTGATGGAACTGAGGTCCAGAACAACATGAGCCAAG CTCAGAGTCCCCCTCCGGTGGTTAAGGGCCCTGAACGGGTCTATCAGGAGAATGAGAATCTGAAGTTGCAGCTCACTTTGAAGACAACAGAGCTCAAACAGGAAGAGATCCGTAGGCTCCAGTTAGAGTTGATTATAAAGTCTAAGGAGACTGAGTCCCTGCAGAAGCAGATTGAAGATCTGAAAGCTGAGAATGAGCAGCTCAGAAAGAAT GCAAAGCCACCAAAAGTCGAAAGGAAATGCCGATCCTGTAATGCATATGTCATGCATGACTACCGCAACTGTCCTAAGAGGCGACGGGCTGCTTCTTCCCCTGAAGAATCAGATGGAGAGGACTCTTCCCCTGAGGAAGAGGATGGAGAGGACTCTTACTAA